Genomic segment of Cryomorphaceae bacterium:
CATTTGCGATACCACAGTCGCTGCCGGCGTAACCCAGGAATTGTTCAGCTTCTTTGAGGTTGTGAGTCATGATAGCGGAAGAAAGTCCTTGATCTACCCCGTTCTGCATCTGAATTGCCTGATCGAGCGTGCTGTATTTCATCACATAAAGAATTGGGGCAAATGTTTCTGCTTGTACAATTGCCATATTGTTTTGAACCTCAGCTATGCAGGGGCGAACATAGCAACCACTTTCGTAACCCTCACCACTTAATACACCACCTTCTACAAGCATGTTTCCTCCCTGTTCTTTTACCTGGTTGATGGCCTTTTGGTAGGCAGCTACGGCATCCGTGTCAATAAGAGGACCCACGTGGTTGGATGAATCCAGAGGAGATCCAATTTTTAATTGTGAATAGGCTGCCTTTAGTTTTTCTACCACGGTGTCGTAGCTGCTTTCGTGGATGATAAGGCGTCGTGTAGAGGTGCAGCGCTGTCCGGCGGTTCCTACGGCGCCAAATACAGCCCCGATAATGGTGAGCTTGAGGTCTGCGTTGGGTGTTACGATAATGGCGTTGTTTCCTCCCAGTTCCAGAAGCGATTTACCGAGGCGTTGTGCAACGGCTGCTCCAACAATGCGACCCATGCGGGTTGAACCGGTTGCCGAAACCAAAGGAATGTTTTTGTCATGACTCAGGTATTCTCCTACTTTGTAATCGCCGTTGATGATGCACGAAATACCTTCGGGCAGGTTGTTGGCCTCCGCTACTTTGTTCCAGATATTCTGACACGCGATTGAACATAAAGGCGCTTTTTCGGATGGTTTCCACACGCAAACATCTCCGCACACCCATGCGAGGGCCGCGTTCCACGACCATACTGCTACCGGAAAATTGAAGGCTGAGATGATTCCAACTACGCCCAGCGGATGATACTGCTCGTACATACGGTGTCCGGGTCGTTCAGAGTGCATGGTAAGGCCGTAAAGTTGTCGCGAAAGACCTACGGCAAAATCGCATATATCTATCATTTCCTGAACCTCACCCAGACCTTCTTGCAAAGACTTACCCATTTCATAGGAAACAAGTTTACCCAATGCGGCTTTGTGTTCTCTGAGGGCGTCGCCAAATTGTCGCACAATTTCGCCTCTCTTGGGCGCAGGAACCTGTCGCCATACTTTGAATGCGCTGAGAGCTTTTTCCATTACAGCGTCATAATCCTCTCGTGTGGCGGCCTGAACAGATGCAATGGGTTGACCATCTACAGGAGAAGAACTCAGGATTTCACTGCCTGAAGCTAAGAAGTTTTTACCCGTGGAACACCCGAGGTTGGTGTGCTTGATGCCGAGTTCTTTCATTTCGGCTGCAATGGGAAGTGTTGTCTCGATCATGATGAAATGTTTTTGGAGGCACAAAGCTACTTACTTTGAAGCAGACTTATGTATTGTTGTATGGAAGATGGCTTTGATGGGGTTGAATGGTGGGCGGTGCCCGAAAAACACAGATAAACAGCAAGTTATAGTGCCGGGCCGGTTTAAGGAACTTCTGGGTGAAGGAATCATGTTGCACCAGCGGGGGCAGTTGATGCAAAAACGGGCAGTTTATCGTCGCGACTTTGCAAAACGTAGATCAGACTCGACCATTCTGCGTTGGAAAGTGCCCTGATGTTGGATTGTGCGCCCTTAAAAATGCCTTTTGCCATATTCCCCTGCTTGTATTTTTCACTGAGGATAGAGACGTAAAAAGCATCAAAAGGCATTGCAATGGTGTGTGTGATACTCATGCCTATTTTTTGGGCCAGGTGCTCCATGGACTTTTGGGAGAAGTGAAACAGATGCCGCGGCACGTCATAGGCGGCCCAATGTTCGTGGTAATGTTGTGCATCAAAAGACTTGTAGTTTGGTACAGCAATGATGATGGTTCCACGTGGAACAAGCTTAGATTGCAACTGGCGCAAAGTTTGGACTGGGTCGTAGGTGTGTTCCAATACGTGCCAAAGAGTAATCACGCCAAAGCTGGTTTTTAGCGACGAAAGCTGATGAGCCGGATATGCTTCTACTCCTTTTTCAATGGCGCGGTCTCTTGCTTGTGCATCCGGTTCCAGCCCGATGCATGAGATATTTTTTTGCCGGCAGTAGTTGAGAAAATCTCCGGTACCACACCCAAAATCGAGGAGGTTTTCGCCGTTGAGATGCTTTTTAACCAGATTGAGTTTGGAGCGCAGGGTGATTTGTTTTACGCGCTGGTACAGGTATGCAACAAGTCCTTTTTGAGAGTCGGAATGCGACACATATTCTTCAGACTGGTAATACCTGGAAATTTCTGACGGGGGAGGCTGGGGTTTTGTTTGAAGTGTTTCACACGTACCACAACGGATCAATGAAAAGGGTTCATCAGACAAAAACCAATCGCGCGTATCGAGAAAATGAGACCGGTTGCCGTTTGAACAAACAGGACAAACGGAGCTATTTTTTGAGTGTTCCACGTGAAACATTAACGACCCACGTACACCATTAGCACCGAAATATCGGCGGGCGATACACCGCTGATTCGCGAGGCCTGACCCATGGTGGCGGGCTTGATTTCTGAAAGTTTTTCCCTGGCTTCAGCCGAAAGGGCAGTAAGCTGGCAATAATTGAGGTCGGGGTTCAGGCGTATATGCTCGAGACGCGCAAACTTTTCGGCCATCTCATGTTCCTTCGAAATGTAGCCCTCGTACTTCATCAGTATCTCAGCTTGCTGAAGCGCATCCTCGCGGATGTCGTTTGTGTGCAAATAGTCTTTCAGGGCTGAAGAGCCCTCGCACAATTCGTGCAGCGTAATACCCGGGCGCGTGATGACTTGTGAAAGCTTTACTTTTTGCTTCAGCGGACTGGATTTTTCGCGCTCCAGAACGGGGTTCATTTCGTTTGGTTCACAACTGGTGACGTTGAAAAATTGAAGCACGTGCTCATAGTGCCGCCGCTTCTCTTCAACCAGTTTCATCCTCTCTTCGGATGCAAGGCCAAGGGCGTGCGATTTGGGAGTCAAGCGCTCGTCGGCATTGTCCTGACGCAACATGATTCGGTATTCGGCCCTTGAGGTAAACATCCGGTAGGGTTCATCCGTTCCTTTGGTCACAAGATCGTCAATGAGCACGCCGATGTAGGCTTCGGAACGGTCGAGTACAAACGGATCCTGCTCACGGATTTTGAGATGAGCATTGATGCCCGCCATGAGCCCCTGACACGCCGCTTCTTCATAGCCGGTTGTTCCGTTGATCTGTCCCGCAAAATAAAGCCCTGAAGCCACTTTGGTTTCCAGGCTGTGATATAGCTGCGTAGGAGGGAAGAAGTCGTATTCGATGGCATATCCGGGACGGAACATTCTTGCATTCTCAAAACCGGGAATTTCGCGCAAGGCTCGCATCTGGACGTCTTCGGGTAAACTCGTAGAAAACCCGTTCACGTATATTTCAATGGTTCTCCAGCCCTCCGGCTCCACAAAAATCTGGTGCCGGTCGCGATCGGAAAAGCGCTCAATTTTATCTTCAATAGACGGGCAATACCGGGGTCCTAATCCTTCGATACGCCCGTTAAACATCGGCGACTTATCAAAACCTGTGCGCAGAATATCGTGAACCGTGTTATTGGTGTAGGTGATGTGACAGCTTCGTTGGTTTTGGAGCGGCGAAGTGGAAGGGTGGAAAGAAAATTTACCGGGAATTTCGTCGCCTTTCTGCTCTTCCATTTTGGAGTAGTCCAGCGAGCGACCGTCAATACGGGGAGGAGTACCGGTTTTCATACGACCACTTCGAAAACCGAGGTCGCGAAGTTGTTCAGTGATTCCCGTTGCCGCTCGTTCGCCTGCGCGTCCTCCGCCAAACTGTTTCTCACCCAGGTGAATCAAACCGTTGAGAAAGGTACCATTGGTCAATATCACAGCCCTGCTCTCTATTTCAAGGCCCATACTTGTTCTCACCCCGCATACCTTGTCGCCCCGCACCAAAATTCCCGACACCATATCCTGCCAGAAATCTACCCCGGGAGTTTGCTCGAGCATCATGCGCCACTCTTCAGCAAAACGCATACGGTCGTTTTGGGTACGGGGGCTCCACATGGCGGGTCCTTTGCTTCTGTTCAGCATTCTGAACTGTATCATACTGAGGTCGGTAACAATGCCGGAGTATCCCCCTAAGGCATCTATCTCTCTGACAATCTGACCCTTGGCAATACCTCCCATAGCAGGGTTGCACGACATTTGCCCTATGGCATTCATGTTCATGGTGATAAGCAGCACGGATGACCCCAAGTTGGCAGCGGCTGCGGCAGCTTCGTTGCCGGCGTGCCCGGCACCCACTACAATAATGTCGTATTTTGCAAGCATATAGGCTGTTAAAAGCCCCGCAAAGATAGGTAATAATCCTCCTTTTGCCTCATGTTCTCCTGCTCGGTGGGGCTCTTGTCGGCGTAGCCCAACAGGTGCAGCAATCCGTGAATAAGCAGCCTGTGTACCTCGTCGGGCACGCTCACGTTATAGGTGGCTGCGTTTTCGCGGGCTCGTTCGATGCTGATATACACATCTGCCCGCAAGCGATGGTCTTCGGCGTAATCAAAGGTGATGATATCGGTAAAGTCGTCGTGGCGCAAAAAGCGCTTATTAATCTGGTGCAGATAATGATCGCTGCAAAAGATGTAATTCACCTCGCGCACTTCGCGTTGGTGATCTTCAACGGCAGTCACAAGCCAGTTG
This window contains:
- a CDS encoding aldehyde dehydrogenase family protein: MIETTLPIAAEMKELGIKHTNLGCSTGKNFLASGSEILSSSPVDGQPIASVQAATREDYDAVMEKALSAFKVWRQVPAPKRGEIVRQFGDALREHKAALGKLVSYEMGKSLQEGLGEVQEMIDICDFAVGLSRQLYGLTMHSERPGHRMYEQYHPLGVVGIISAFNFPVAVWSWNAALAWVCGDVCVWKPSEKAPLCSIACQNIWNKVAEANNLPEGISCIINGDYKVGEYLSHDKNIPLVSATGSTRMGRIVGAAVAQRLGKSLLELGGNNAIIVTPNADLKLTIIGAVFGAVGTAGQRCTSTRRLIIHESSYDTVVEKLKAAYSQLKIGSPLDSSNHVGPLIDTDAVAAYQKAINQVKEQGGNMLVEGGVLSGEGYESGCYVRPCIAEVQNNMAIVQAETFAPILYVMKYSTLDQAIQMQNGVDQGLSSAIMTHNLKEAEQFLGYAGSDCGIANVNIGTSGAEIGGAFGGEKDTGGGRESGSDSWKIYMRRQTNTINYSDNLPLAQGIQFDL
- the mnmG gene encoding tRNA uridine-5-carboxymethylaminomethyl(34) synthesis enzyme MnmG produces the protein MLAKYDIIVVGAGHAGNEAAAAAANLGSSVLLITMNMNAIGQMSCNPAMGGIAKGQIVREIDALGGYSGIVTDLSMIQFRMLNRSKGPAMWSPRTQNDRMRFAEEWRMMLEQTPGVDFWQDMVSGILVRGDKVCGVRTSMGLEIESRAVILTNGTFLNGLIHLGEKQFGGGRAGERAATGITEQLRDLGFRSGRMKTGTPPRIDGRSLDYSKMEEQKGDEIPGKFSFHPSTSPLQNQRSCHITYTNNTVHDILRTGFDKSPMFNGRIEGLGPRYCPSIEDKIERFSDRDRHQIFVEPEGWRTIEIYVNGFSTSLPEDVQMRALREIPGFENARMFRPGYAIEYDFFPPTQLYHSLETKVASGLYFAGQINGTTGYEEAACQGLMAGINAHLKIREQDPFVLDRSEAYIGVLIDDLVTKGTDEPYRMFTSRAEYRIMLRQDNADERLTPKSHALGLASEERMKLVEEKRRHYEHVLQFFNVTSCEPNEMNPVLEREKSSPLKQKVKLSQVITRPGITLHELCEGSSALKDYLHTNDIREDALQQAEILMKYEGYISKEHEMAEKFARLEHIRLNPDLNYCQLTALSAEAREKLSEIKPATMGQASRISGVSPADISVLMVYVGR
- the ybeY gene encoding rRNA maturation RNase YbeY gives rise to the protein MPFYFFNEDLPYRLTQKSEIRNWLVTAVEDHQREVREVNYIFCSDHYLHQINKRFLRHDDFTDIITFDYAEDHRLRADVYISIERARENAATYNVSVPDEVHRLLIHGLLHLLGYADKSPTEQENMRQKEDYYLSLRGF
- a CDS encoding class I SAM-dependent methyltransferase, whose product is MFHVEHSKNSSVCPVCSNGNRSHFLDTRDWFLSDEPFSLIRCGTCETLQTKPQPPPSEISRYYQSEEYVSHSDSQKGLVAYLYQRVKQITLRSKLNLVKKHLNGENLLDFGCGTGDFLNYCRQKNISCIGLEPDAQARDRAIEKGVEAYPAHQLSSLKTSFGVITLWHVLEHTYDPVQTLRQLQSKLVPRGTIIIAVPNYKSFDAQHYHEHWAAYDVPRHLFHFSQKSMEHLAQKIGMSITHTIAMPFDAFYVSILSEKYKQGNMAKGIFKGAQSNIRALSNAEWSSLIYVLQSRDDKLPVFASTAPAGAT